In Williamwhitmania sp., the sequence CTCAGTTTGAAACATATTCCTTGGACTCCTTTGAAATACTCGGTAGCCTGTTTGGCATGGTTGAACAGCTTTACCATGAAAAGGAGATCGCTCAACTGGAGAAACTCCTGCATCCAGCATTGCAGGAATACCTTCGTAGCATTGCCTGGGTTGATGCAGTTGAGGAGGTAAGGGCCAATTCCTCTAAGGTGGAGAACTTTGTAAAGCGATTCTATTTGTGGTTCAACGCATTTAGGGTGCTTAAATTTCTAAACTTTTCCCACACGGGTTGGTTTGAGAAAAAACCGATAGCGGAAGAGGCCGCAAAGTTGCTGACGCAAATGGGCCATCCTGTGGTTGGAGACGATGCTGTTAAAGTGCTTGAGGAATATCGAAAGCTTGATAGGAAGGTGTGGGATAATTCGAACTCTATTCAATAATAAAAATATCCTCATTTGATTTTTTCATGAGGTATTGTTCACGAGCGAATTTTTCCAGATTGTTGCTGTTAGTTCTAAGTTCCTTTATTTTTTCTCTGTCACTGGCAATTTTCTCTTCGTAATACTCTTTTTCCTTATTGCGCGAATGGATTTTGGACATTTCGCCAAAAAGGTCAATGAGGTTATTCTTATCAAAAAAGGTGAGCCAAAGAAGAAAAATCATCCCAGTAAGGAAAAATTTATTCTTCAGCAAGTTAGGGGCTTTATGCGCCTTTATCCAATTAATGATGTTTTCCCAGTTCATGGGGTAAAGTTATAAAAAAATCAACCTCCGCTAATCAAATGAATAACCTTTACATCGTCGTTGGCATGTACATTGGTTGTGGCGTAGTTGTCTCTTTTTACCACAGTGCCATTTATTTTTATGATCAGCATCTTGAATGTAAAGTTTTTTATAATCAGCAATTCCTGAATGGTGACACTCTCCTTGCCATCGATTTCTTCGGGTCGGTTATTTAGGGTTATCTTCATTGTTGAATTTTTTCAGCAACAGTTCAAGAACAGTGTTGGCTTCCATGCAGGCAACAATTCCTACCCTTGGTCCAAGTGGCGGGTTCGTCACCGAAACTTCTGCAGTTCCATCTCCACAAATATATAAATTGTCGAAGCATTCTACTCGGAGGCTGTTGGAGTTGCCCCAGCCAGCCATTCCCGAACCTGCAACAATTGGCTTATCAGGAAATAGCATAGAGACCTGCTCAATGAGCATCTGCTTCATTTCTGCGCTATCGAAGGCCTCCACTATTACATCGCATTCTGCAAAAAGATGACCAATGTTCTCGCTACACACCATTGCCTGATATGTCGTAACCTGAATTTCAGGATTTGCTCGATGAATATTCACTTTTAACGCTTGTACCTTGGGTTGTCCTATTTGGTCGATAAAGTAGTATTGCCGGTTGAGGTTTCCAGGCGTTACCAGATCGAAATCAACGATGATTAGGCGACCAACACCAGTTCTAGCCAGAGCCATTGCGCAGTTGCTTCCCAACCCTCCGGCTCCGGCAATGCCAACGGTTTTGTTCTTCAAAAAGTCTGCTAGGGTTTCAAATGTAGGCATACGCTAGAGTGTTGGTTGAAAATAAACTTTTTTCAGATAGGGGCGAAACTGTTTTGTTCCACCTCCGTTGCTAACAATTTCGAAGAGTTTATTTTTATCTGTTACTATCGAGCCAAATAAGATATTCGCGCCAGTAATTCTTATTAGTTGCGGACATAAAGGGGTAGATGGCCCTAGCATCATAATTTTGGTAATGTCTCCTTTTGCGGTAACAATTTTTGAGAGAGTTTGGTTTGCTAACGACGTTGACGATACAATTACCACATCGGCATGGTGAATGGCTTCATACTCCGATTCAAGGGGAGCGATGCTCGGTGATTGCTTGTTCAAATCAAAAATAGTGAGAGGTATATTCGCCCTGTGAAACTTTGCCGCCAGCGATTCAAAGAAACCTACCATGACGATGTTGGGATACGCTTTGAAATTAATCTGATCAAAAATGTCTTTTTCCGCAGGGTAGCTGTTTTGGTTGTTTACATAAGCGTTTATCCAAGCGTTCACGGCAACCCTTTGATGGTAATGACCAAAATGTGGGTTCATTAACTCGCTTATTTCAACAGTTTTATGCTCTCCTAAGTTGGCGGCTAAGCCCACATTACCTAAACTGTTTTCAACCGCAAAGTATTTTGCACCACAAACAATTCTACTTGGTGGTGGAAGTTCAGCTTTGTAGTAATCGTATATATCTTTTAGAATATCCATCAATAGGTAAAATAATCTATGCGTAAAGTCGGCAAAGTGCTGATTTTTGCCCTGATTAACTTAGTAATTACTGTGTAACAAGCTGTAAAACAATTGCAATCAATGTTGTAATGCCCGTTTATTTAAATCGAAGTTAATACTATTTCTACAAATTGATCTCTGAAATCGTGTCTCCCTTGTAACTGCTTGGATATGCAATAAATTGCCAGTTGACAATAGTCATTGTATTATGTCGACCACTTGCCGTATTTTTAGATTTTGAAAAATGTGTCTCAATTTGCTCGATAAACTAAAAATACCAACTATATGAACATAGCCGAAATGAAGGCCCAGCATAAGTTGCTCGCCAGTTGGAAGTATGATTGGAAGCCCTTGCACAGGGGTTACACCGACAAAACTTTATACATTAACCTTTCCAAGAATGAGGTCAAGGAAAAGGCTGTTCCTGCTCAAATGAAAGAGAAATTTATTGGGGGTAAGGGATACGATCTTCGTCTGCTGTGGGATGCAACCAAGCCGGAAACAAAGTGGAACGATCCTGAAAACGAGATCGTCATCTCTTCTGGTCCCATTGGCGGTATTACGCAGTACTCCGGAACAGGTAAGTCCATTGTGGTTTCCATATCACCTCAAACCGACATTGTAATTGATAGCAATGTGGGTGGATTCTTTGGCCCATTCCTGAAATTTTCAGGGTTTGATGCAATCGAACTTCAGGGAAAAGCACAGCGTGACGTGATTATTTACATCGATGGTGTCGATCATAAGGTGGAGATTTACGATGCACCTGCTGAGCCCATCGATAGCCATGTGCTGGGTGAAGTGCTGAGCGATATGTTTGCCAAAGATGACTCAGAAAAGAAGAATATAGGAATTGTTTCCACAGGGGTTGCCGCCGACCATTCCCTTATGGGTATGCTCAACTTCACCTTCTACGACAACAAGCGTAAGTGCATTCGCCTTAAACAAGCTGGTCGTGGTGGTATCGGAACCGTTTTCAGAAATAAGCACATAAAGGCAATTGTTTGTAAGATTCCAGGAGTGAAGGGTAACCTCAATAATGTTGTTGATTTGGAGGCTATTTCTGAACGTGGCCGTCGATTCAATAAGGAGATGCGTGATCTTGACGACAAGCAGTGCGAGATGCGAGCTAAAGGAACCGCTCACCTTGTTGAGATAATGAACGATTACGATTTACTACCAACCCATAACTTTCAGTATGGTTCCCACACCGAATCTCCCAAAATTAATTCTACGGTTTGGAAGAGCTACTTTACGCAAGGAGTGCCAGATGGTTGCTGGATTGGTTGCAACATGGCCTGCGCAAAGGGCGTAGATAAGTTTCGACTAAAAACTGGACCCTATGCTGGACAGGAGGTTATTGTAGATGGCCCTGAATATGAGACAGCTGCCGGACTTGGTTCCAACTGTGGAATTTTTGACCCAGAATATGTTATTGAGGTTAACTTCTATTGCGATACCTACGGAATTTGCACCATTTCATGGGGAACCACCATGGCCTTTTTGATGGAGTGCTACCAGCGTGGTATACTAAATAAGGAGCGTACTGGTGGTATTGAGCTTACCTGGGGAAATACAGCTGCCGCTTATGAAGTTATTCATCAATTGGCACGTAACGAAGGTTTTGGTAAGTTGGCGGGGATGGGTATTCGTAAGCTGAAAAAATACTTTGTGGAGCATTTTGGCGCTGACGAAAAGTTGTTGAACGACATTGGAATGGAGAATAAGGGTCTTGAATACAGCCAGTATGTGTCCAAAGAGTCGTTGGCACAACAGGGTGGTTATGCAATGACCAACAAGGGGCCTCAGCACGATGAGGCTTGGCTTATTTTCATGGATATGGTGAATAACCAAATTCCAACATTTGAGGCTAAAGCAGAGGCGCTACATTACTTCCCAATGTTCCGTACTTGGTTTGGGTTGCAAGGTTTATGTAAGCTACCATGGAACGATGTGGAACAAGAGAATAATCATACAACTAAGGAGCCAGCAAAAGTTCCAGAGCACGTTGAAAACTACATCACCATTTTCAAT encodes:
- a CDS encoding DUF364 domain-containing protein; the protein is MDILKDIYDYYKAELPPPSRIVCGAKYFAVENSLGNVGLAANLGEHKTVEISELMNPHFGHYHQRVAVNAWINAYVNNQNSYPAEKDIFDQINFKAYPNIVMVGFFESLAAKFHRANIPLTIFDLNKQSPSIAPLESEYEAIHHADVVIVSSTSLANQTLSKIVTAKGDITKIMMLGPSTPLCPQLIRITGANILFGSIVTDKNKLFEIVSNGGGTKQFRPYLKKVYFQPTL
- the thiS gene encoding sulfur carrier protein ThiS codes for the protein MKITLNNRPEEIDGKESVTIQELLIIKNFTFKMLIIKINGTVVKRDNYATTNVHANDDVKVIHLISGG
- the thiF gene encoding sulfur carrier protein ThiS adenylyltransferase ThiF — translated: MPTFETLADFLKNKTVGIAGAGGLGSNCAMALARTGVGRLIIVDFDLVTPGNLNRQYYFIDQIGQPKVQALKVNIHRANPEIQVTTYQAMVCSENIGHLFAECDVIVEAFDSAEMKQMLIEQVSMLFPDKPIVAGSGMAGWGNSNSLRVECFDNLYICGDGTAEVSVTNPPLGPRVGIVACMEANTVLELLLKKFNNEDNPK
- a CDS encoding aldehyde ferredoxin oxidoreductase C-terminal domain-containing protein, with the translated sequence MNIAEMKAQHKLLASWKYDWKPLHRGYTDKTLYINLSKNEVKEKAVPAQMKEKFIGGKGYDLRLLWDATKPETKWNDPENEIVISSGPIGGITQYSGTGKSIVVSISPQTDIVIDSNVGGFFGPFLKFSGFDAIELQGKAQRDVIIYIDGVDHKVEIYDAPAEPIDSHVLGEVLSDMFAKDDSEKKNIGIVSTGVAADHSLMGMLNFTFYDNKRKCIRLKQAGRGGIGTVFRNKHIKAIVCKIPGVKGNLNNVVDLEAISERGRRFNKEMRDLDDKQCEMRAKGTAHLVEIMNDYDLLPTHNFQYGSHTESPKINSTVWKSYFTQGVPDGCWIGCNMACAKGVDKFRLKTGPYAGQEVIVDGPEYETAAGLGSNCGIFDPEYVIEVNFYCDTYGICTISWGTTMAFLMECYQRGILNKERTGGIELTWGNTAAAYEVIHQLARNEGFGKLAGMGIRKLKKYFVEHFGADEKLLNDIGMENKGLEYSQYVSKESLAQQGGYAMTNKGPQHDEAWLIFMDMVNNQIPTFEAKAEALHYFPMFRTWFGLQGLCKLPWNDVEQENNHTTKEPAKVPEHVENYITIFNAVTGGNIDNKELIRQSERVYNFQRIFNIRRGYGLRKHDAQPYRAAGPVSKEEYESRAERYDKQLKEALNLDPEKMSLDEKIHAMRKYREDRYEKLLDAVYLRRGWTSNGVPKIEHLKNLGMDLPELIAVVKPLQ